One genomic segment of Rubripirellula amarantea includes these proteins:
- a CDS encoding RNA polymerase sigma factor has protein sequence MEPSHEYTAQNSIDEPTVQAASVGDRRALRDIYEATSDRVYRLMVRMVGIQDADDLTQQVYVRAFSKLSQFSGDSKFETWLYRLATNEALQHLRRKKRRRTKELIVEPAMEATDQVEQDERVEMVRHALDQLDPELRAIFTLKEESGLSYQDIAATLGIPEGTVGSRLNRARRELRRLIEESGE, from the coding sequence ATGGAGCCTTCGCATGAATACACAGCTCAGAATTCGATTGACGAACCGACGGTGCAAGCCGCTTCGGTCGGTGATCGACGTGCGCTGCGCGACATCTACGAGGCGACCAGCGATCGGGTGTATCGGTTGATGGTGCGGATGGTCGGCATCCAAGATGCTGACGACCTGACCCAGCAGGTTTACGTGCGAGCGTTCTCGAAGCTCAGCCAGTTCAGCGGCGACTCGAAGTTTGAGACCTGGTTGTATCGGCTAGCAACTAACGAAGCGTTGCAGCATCTGCGACGCAAGAAGCGTCGCCGGACGAAGGAGTTGATCGTCGAGCCTGCGATGGAGGCAACCGACCAAGTCGAACAAGACGAACGCGTCGAAATGGTTCGCCACGCTCTCGATCAACTCGATCCAGAGCTACGGGCGATCTTCACGCTCAAAGAAGAAAGCGGTTTGTCGTACCAAGATATTGCGGCAACGCTCGGCATTCCCGAAGGCACCGTTGGGTCACGATTGAACCGGGCAAGGCGGGAGTTGCGGAGGCTGATCGAAGAGAGTGGGGAGTAG
- a CDS encoding heavy metal translocating P-type ATPase: MEKEKIELKLLLPTVTDSGDSCVNRLAALLTAKMGIDSAHAIQSEDDTAGQICVHYDPNVVSTGEVRELAKRAGVELDQRYGHWLSKSRSTHARRASAIESRLGRMDGVLEAVVSPDGAVRVEYDKQIIDDSAIAGALSEWTGETAEVGDDHAGHDHDDEGHEAEYDHAGHDHAHGGIFGPKSELIFAILCGVFLLVGWLIETFADLNEWISLGCYVAAYVFGGYYTVTEAIEKIRAGKFEIDFLMIVAAAGAASLGAWAEGALLLFLFSIGHALEGYAMGKAKRAIEALSELAPRTARVRRDSAETEVPVEELVVGDVVVIKPDERVPADGFVIAGESSVNQAPITGESVPVDKRPVDDVEAAGADPESLSAEYRAFAGTINQSGSIEIQVTKTAAENTLARVVTMVSEAETRVSPTQKFTKKFERYFVPSVITGVVLLMFAPLVIDESFSDSFYRAMAVLVAASPCALAIATPSAVLSGVARAARGGILVKGGGPLESLGSIDAIAFDKTGTLTEGEPKVTDVRTADGVDESELLRFAIAVEDLSKHPLAKAVVRDGKKKLEEGENGRGGSVPEATDLNSITGRGIQATVEGDLVHIGKDDLFTEVDGPPLPDSVRSIVESLEQNGRTTMIVRRGDRYLGVIGLMDTPREASKRTIARLRELGIQRMIMISGDNQQVADAVAKEVGLDEARGDLMPDDKVAEIKKLQSEGGVAMVGDGVNDAPAMASASVGIAMGAAGSDVALETADVALMADNLDHLPLAIGLSRATRRIIRQNLWMSLGMVAFLVPATLLGLNIGPAVALHEGSTLVVVFNALRLLAYKQ; encoded by the coding sequence ATGGAAAAGGAAAAAATTGAACTGAAATTGCTTCTGCCAACGGTAACCGACTCAGGCGATTCCTGTGTCAATCGTTTGGCGGCCCTGCTCACTGCAAAGATGGGCATCGACTCGGCACATGCAATTCAGTCGGAGGACGATACGGCTGGGCAGATCTGCGTTCACTACGATCCGAATGTGGTTTCGACTGGCGAAGTGCGAGAATTGGCAAAACGTGCCGGTGTCGAATTAGATCAGCGATACGGTCATTGGCTCAGCAAGTCGCGTTCTACCCACGCCCGCCGTGCCTCGGCGATCGAGTCGCGACTGGGACGCATGGATGGAGTTCTCGAGGCAGTTGTGTCACCCGATGGCGCTGTTCGCGTCGAGTACGATAAACAGATCATCGACGATTCTGCGATCGCCGGCGCTCTGAGCGAATGGACCGGCGAAACAGCAGAGGTTGGCGACGACCACGCAGGGCATGACCACGACGATGAAGGTCACGAAGCCGAATACGACCACGCGGGACACGATCATGCTCACGGCGGCATCTTCGGTCCCAAGTCAGAACTGATCTTCGCAATTCTCTGCGGCGTGTTCTTGTTGGTCGGATGGCTGATCGAAACGTTTGCAGATCTTAACGAATGGATTTCGCTGGGTTGTTACGTTGCAGCCTATGTGTTTGGCGGTTACTACACGGTCACCGAAGCGATTGAAAAGATTCGAGCTGGAAAGTTCGAGATCGACTTCTTGATGATCGTCGCAGCGGCCGGTGCAGCGTCACTCGGTGCTTGGGCCGAAGGAGCATTGCTACTATTCCTATTCAGCATCGGCCACGCTCTGGAAGGCTACGCAATGGGCAAAGCCAAGCGTGCCATCGAAGCCCTGTCCGAACTCGCACCACGCACTGCACGCGTTCGACGCGATTCAGCGGAAACCGAAGTTCCGGTTGAAGAGCTGGTCGTTGGCGACGTCGTCGTCATCAAGCCTGATGAACGAGTTCCCGCCGATGGCTTCGTGATCGCTGGGGAATCCAGCGTCAACCAAGCACCAATTACGGGCGAAAGCGTTCCCGTCGATAAACGCCCAGTAGACGATGTCGAAGCCGCAGGGGCCGATCCCGAATCACTTTCCGCTGAATATCGTGCCTTCGCTGGCACCATCAATCAATCCGGCTCCATCGAGATCCAAGTAACGAAGACGGCGGCGGAAAACACGCTCGCCCGCGTTGTCACGATGGTCAGCGAAGCAGAAACGCGAGTTTCTCCGACACAAAAGTTCACGAAGAAGTTTGAACGCTACTTTGTTCCATCGGTCATCACTGGAGTAGTGCTTCTGATGTTCGCACCGTTGGTCATCGACGAAAGTTTCAGCGACTCATTTTATCGAGCGATGGCTGTCTTGGTCGCGGCAAGCCCCTGTGCCTTGGCGATCGCAACACCCAGTGCAGTTCTGAGCGGAGTCGCCCGAGCAGCTCGTGGCGGAATCCTTGTTAAAGGCGGCGGGCCACTGGAGAGTCTTGGCAGTATCGACGCGATCGCATTCGACAAAACGGGAACACTGACCGAAGGCGAACCCAAAGTCACCGACGTTCGCACGGCCGATGGCGTCGACGAGTCAGAACTCTTGCGATTCGCCATAGCCGTTGAAGACCTCAGCAAACACCCGCTCGCCAAAGCCGTCGTTCGCGACGGGAAGAAGAAGTTGGAAGAAGGTGAGAACGGGAGAGGGGGAAGTGTCCCAGAAGCGACCGATCTGAACAGCATCACCGGACGCGGGATTCAGGCGACCGTTGAAGGCGACTTGGTTCACATTGGCAAAGACGACCTATTCACAGAGGTCGATGGTCCACCGCTTCCCGATAGCGTGCGTTCAATCGTCGAGTCGCTCGAACAGAATGGACGCACCACGATGATCGTACGTCGCGGCGACCGTTACCTCGGCGTCATCGGACTGATGGACACACCACGCGAAGCATCCAAACGAACGATTGCTCGGCTGCGTGAACTTGGCATCCAACGAATGATTATGATTTCCGGCGACAACCAACAAGTCGCCGACGCGGTCGCCAAGGAAGTCGGACTTGATGAAGCACGTGGCGACCTGATGCCCGACGACAAGGTCGCCGAAATCAAGAAGCTGCAAAGCGAAGGCGGCGTTGCGATGGTAGGTGACGGAGTCAACGACGCCCCCGCTATGGCATCTGCGTCCGTCGGCATCGCCATGGGAGCCGCCGGAAGCGATGTCGCCCTCGAAACCGCCGACGTTGCACTGATGGCCGACAACCTCGACCACCTACCACTCGCCATCGGCCTGAGCCGAGCCACCCGCCGCATCATCCGTCAAAACCTATGGATGAGTCTCGGCATGGTCGCCTTCCTCGTCCCCGCGACATTGCTTGGCCTCAACATCGGCCCCGCAGTTGCGCTGCACGAAGGCAGCACCCTCGTCGTCGTCTTCAACGCCCTGCGACTACTCGCGTACAAGCAATAG
- a CDS encoding methyltransferase family protein — translation MPLSEEFVRSGSWLFRWRSYLPFVLLPLILVAAMRYPVIESYPNLHFAWSLFSLCVSLIGLFVRCHAIGHAAEGTSGRNTKSQVAESLNTTGFYSVVRHPLYLGNFLIALGIVMHSLAPWLVVIYIMAFALYYERIMFAEEAFLRRKFGRDFMAWSTQTPAFLPRLRQWKKAEVPMDFPKVIRAESAAVAVITFAFPALEFVMHHATEGSVAIENSWYALLASGAVLYAVARVMKRQLRRWLKYERILYAAAR, via the coding sequence ATGCCCCTCAGTGAAGAATTTGTCCGTTCGGGATCATGGCTGTTCCGCTGGCGGAGCTATTTGCCATTCGTTTTGCTGCCATTGATCCTGGTCGCGGCGATGCGCTATCCGGTCATTGAGTCGTATCCAAATCTGCATTTTGCGTGGAGTCTCTTTAGCCTCTGCGTGTCGTTGATCGGGTTATTCGTCCGTTGCCATGCGATCGGCCACGCCGCCGAAGGCACCTCCGGTCGAAACACGAAATCGCAAGTCGCCGAGTCACTCAACACAACCGGTTTCTACTCGGTCGTGAGGCATCCGCTGTACCTGGGCAATTTCCTGATTGCACTTGGGATCGTGATGCACTCGTTGGCACCGTGGCTGGTCGTGATCTACATCATGGCGTTCGCGTTGTACTACGAACGCATCATGTTTGCCGAGGAAGCGTTCCTGCGGCGTAAGTTTGGTCGTGACTTCATGGCTTGGTCAACTCAAACGCCAGCTTTTCTTCCGCGATTGCGTCAATGGAAGAAGGCTGAGGTTCCCATGGACTTCCCGAAAGTCATCCGTGCCGAGTCTGCGGCAGTCGCCGTGATCACGTTCGCATTTCCGGCATTGGAATTTGTCATGCACCATGCAACCGAAGGTAGCGTCGCGATTGAGAACTCGTGGTACGCCCTTTTGGCATCGGGTGCTGTGTTGTACGCGGTCGCCCGCGTGATGAAGCGTCAACTGCGACGCTGGTTGAAGTATGAACGAATTCTGTACGCGGCGGCAAGATGA
- a CDS encoding trypsin-like peptidase domain-containing protein, whose protein sequence is MRNHFSKLVSLAVLGLSASLAMSTLVAVETKTRDRTTEILSANSLSSVVRQVADDVSPSIVTVYALRGPRMTAPMRWREEAKLPQPFHSPNHQHAASSNSHSADDQGSGVIIDCRGCVLTCSHVVENADAVFVRTADGRKLHAEAVICDPQSDIAIIKLESAENLPEAKLADSDDLSVGDWVVSLASPYDLQRSVSAGIISSTQRWVASSPHPLIQNDAATNPGSSGGALLNLRGEVIGIIEGAFTTSGEFQGIGFATPINIARDIAEQLQTKGYVERGYFGFETQPLTPEMASLIDSSVNAGLYVKDVQRNSPANHAGLREGDVVTKFDGEPINQSFDPATLTADAEPGKSHVMTVLREHKVVEIEMRMQQPPREVGPIQSEISPNGSFEYLDSSLGLGLSHLNMSIINELELPGDAHGVMITQVALDSDAYREGVAAGMAIACVNDTTIHDVDEYREVTSKLAPEKRVLLLLQSDQGKHLVMLHMSRKENDGKGKN, encoded by the coding sequence ATGCGGAATCATTTCAGCAAGCTTGTGAGTCTTGCAGTGTTAGGATTGTCAGCATCACTGGCGATGTCAACACTGGTAGCAGTAGAAACTAAAACGCGCGACCGAACGACGGAGATCCTGTCGGCAAACAGCCTGTCGAGTGTGGTCCGCCAGGTTGCTGATGACGTTTCACCTTCGATTGTGACAGTCTACGCACTTCGCGGCCCACGCATGACGGCTCCGATGCGATGGCGTGAAGAAGCAAAGTTGCCGCAGCCATTTCACTCGCCGAACCACCAGCACGCGGCGTCGTCCAACAGCCATTCGGCTGACGACCAAGGATCAGGCGTCATCATCGACTGTCGCGGTTGTGTTCTGACATGCAGCCATGTGGTTGAAAATGCCGATGCCGTTTTCGTGCGAACCGCCGATGGTCGGAAACTCCACGCCGAAGCCGTGATCTGTGATCCGCAATCCGACATCGCAATCATCAAGCTCGAAAGTGCTGAAAACCTGCCGGAAGCTAAGCTGGCCGACTCAGATGATCTCTCGGTCGGCGATTGGGTCGTCTCACTTGCATCGCCCTACGACCTGCAACGCAGTGTCAGTGCCGGGATCATCAGTTCGACGCAGCGCTGGGTCGCAAGCTCGCCGCACCCGTTGATTCAGAATGACGCAGCGACAAACCCAGGCAGCTCGGGAGGCGCGTTGTTGAACCTGCGAGGCGAGGTGATCGGAATTATCGAAGGAGCATTCACGACTTCCGGCGAGTTTCAGGGCATCGGCTTTGCAACACCCATCAACATCGCCAGGGATATCGCCGAGCAACTGCAAACCAAGGGCTATGTCGAACGGGGATATTTCGGATTTGAAACCCAACCACTGACTCCCGAAATGGCATCTCTGATTGATTCCTCTGTGAACGCTGGTCTGTATGTCAAAGATGTCCAGAGAAACTCACCGGCCAATCATGCAGGTCTGCGTGAAGGTGACGTAGTGACCAAGTTCGATGGCGAACCGATCAACCAATCCTTCGATCCAGCCACTTTGACTGCCGATGCCGAACCGGGGAAGAGCCATGTCATGACGGTTCTTCGCGAACACAAAGTCGTCGAGATTGAAATGCGGATGCAACAACCACCTCGGGAAGTTGGACCGATTCAATCAGAGATATCACCCAACGGATCGTTCGAGTATTTGGATTCGTCGCTCGGCCTGGGGCTTTCACATCTAAACATGTCCATAATCAACGAATTGGAGCTTCCCGGCGACGCACACGGTGTCATGATCACGCAGGTGGCGCTCGATAGTGATGCGTATCGCGAGGGAGTTGCCGCTGGTATGGCAATTGCTTGTGTCAACGATACGACCATCCATGACGTTGACGAATATCGCGAAGTGACAAGCAAGTTGGCTCCAGAAAAACGGGTTCTCTTGCTCCTTCAATCAGACCAGGGAAAGCATCTTGTCATGCTTCATATGAGCCGGAAAGAGAATGATGGAAAAGGAAAAAATTGA
- a CDS encoding TolC family protein: protein MDRHSSRPGRTQAKRLLLAALVAASGSGCASQRGVHVAKVTTASAESNPTLVATSDVDWQQVLSEPEPGAIQPAGYNDGVVIASPAVFAQPPKEDGKRSFGDFLQLDPPKEDGEKSSQGDGEKENEPDVKDEGDDGTREKKTENDDSEKDKNESKDDTNNSLTPALSGSQPSYGQPVEYFVGTALARHLKILAAKQRVAAATNVIPQAKALPDPTFNNTFWPLHDNAIQTAAGRVANQMSVNQMVPFPDKLKTKAVIASREVQIAQTEVDAIAREITESVRLAYYEVWFATRAIDIIEETKGLVADLTDVAEARYRSGGSQQDVLRAQLETDRLDEQLITLAKQKLVAQADLATLLQQPVGILPEATDSLGITDTPQQIEELIALAEQCNPKLRGLAWEIQRDRDKERLACLQQYPDFSVGLNWGLVSDNHDVLSPVANGNDQLSVSFGTTLPIWREKINAGVREAAHRRSSTTRRLEAERDELYGKIRRLIVQADALVEQRNIYEERIIPRTEDTLKLSIADYRGKRTDFFTLIETYRELLMFETQLARIDATLAGTIAQLDRTVGCPY, encoded by the coding sequence ATGGATCGGCATTCTTCGAGACCCGGAAGAACCCAAGCGAAGCGCCTGCTGCTAGCAGCATTGGTTGCCGCGTCGGGGTCCGGTTGTGCCTCCCAGCGTGGTGTTCATGTAGCAAAAGTCACCACTGCGTCCGCCGAGTCGAACCCGACTTTGGTCGCGACCAGCGATGTCGATTGGCAGCAAGTCCTTAGCGAACCGGAACCTGGGGCCATTCAGCCCGCCGGCTACAACGACGGGGTGGTGATCGCATCGCCCGCCGTCTTCGCACAGCCCCCCAAGGAAGACGGCAAACGAAGTTTCGGAGACTTTCTGCAACTCGATCCGCCCAAGGAAGATGGGGAGAAAAGTAGTCAGGGAGATGGGGAGAAGGAAAATGAACCGGACGTGAAAGATGAAGGTGACGACGGCACTAGAGAGAAGAAGACCGAGAACGACGATTCAGAGAAAGACAAGAACGAGTCCAAAGACGACACAAACAACTCCCTGACTCCCGCTCTCTCTGGCTCTCAACCTTCCTACGGCCAACCCGTCGAGTATTTTGTTGGCACCGCACTCGCACGCCACCTAAAAATCCTCGCCGCCAAGCAACGTGTTGCTGCAGCGACCAACGTGATCCCGCAAGCCAAAGCGTTGCCTGACCCGACATTCAACAACACCTTCTGGCCTTTGCACGACAACGCCATTCAAACTGCGGCCGGCCGAGTCGCCAATCAGATGTCGGTCAACCAGATGGTGCCGTTTCCTGACAAGCTGAAAACCAAAGCGGTGATCGCCAGCCGTGAAGTGCAAATCGCTCAAACGGAAGTCGATGCGATTGCCCGCGAGATTACCGAGTCCGTTCGTCTCGCCTACTACGAAGTCTGGTTCGCGACCCGAGCGATCGACATCATCGAGGAAACCAAAGGCCTCGTCGCTGACCTGACGGATGTCGCCGAGGCACGCTACCGCAGCGGCGGTTCTCAACAAGACGTGTTGCGAGCACAACTCGAAACCGATCGGCTCGACGAACAGCTCATCACGCTTGCGAAACAAAAGCTGGTTGCCCAAGCCGACCTCGCCACTTTGCTACAGCAACCCGTCGGTATACTTCCCGAAGCGACCGATTCACTTGGCATCACAGACACTCCACAGCAAATTGAAGAGCTGATCGCGTTAGCCGAGCAGTGCAACCCGAAGCTACGCGGCCTCGCATGGGAAATTCAACGCGATCGCGACAAAGAACGCTTGGCTTGCTTGCAGCAGTATCCAGACTTCAGTGTCGGATTGAATTGGGGATTGGTCAGCGACAACCACGACGTTCTTAGCCCGGTGGCAAACGGGAACGATCAACTCAGCGTCAGCTTCGGAACGACATTGCCGATCTGGCGAGAGAAGATCAACGCCGGAGTCCGCGAAGCTGCTCACCGTCGCAGTAGCACGACTCGACGCCTGGAAGCCGAACGCGATGAACTGTACGGGAAAATCCGTCGCTTGATCGTTCAGGCCGACGCCCTGGTCGAGCAACGCAACATCTACGAAGAACGAATCATCCCACGCACCGAAGACACACTCAAGCTGTCGATCGCCGACTACCGAGGCAAACGCACGGACTTCTTCACGCTGATCGAAACCTACCGCGAGCTATTGATGTTCGAGACCCAACTCGCCCGCATCGACGCCACACTGGCCGGCACCATCGCTCAATTGGATCGGACAGTCGGCTGCCCCTATTGA